In Candidatus Cloacimonadota bacterium, the DNA window TTGAACCGGTAGAAAATGGGCAAGTTATGGAGATTGGTGCTGAACTCGGTATTAACGAAGTATATTGCTTTGAGTTTTACCCGATCTATACTCACAATTTCTTGGTAGGTACCGATGTGGGAATCTTCTTAGGAACAAACTTTGATTTTACTTCTCTTGATGATATGAGTGCAATAGCATCGATTAACTATATAAGAAATTATCCCAATCCTTTTAACCCGCAAACTAAGATTGAGTTTAATACAGAGTTTTATTGTGCAGCTAAGCTCCTAATCTATAATATCAAAGGAGAGAAGATTTTCACTCTTTTTGATGATTTCCTACAGCCCGGAAAACATTCATTTATCTGGGATGGAACTGATCATCAGGGAAGACAGGTGTCTTCAGGAGTTTATTTCAGCCAATTAATTACAGAAAACGGAATAGAAACCAGTAAGATGTTGCTGCTAAAATAGGGCTCTAATGAGCAAAGTGCCGGCAACCGGTGAAGATCATACTGATACCTTTGTCGTTACAAGCTTTGATCACTTCTTCGTCTCCTTTAGAACCACCGGGTTGAATGATTGCTTTTATCCCCTTTTTTGCCAGTAGCTGGATAACATCAGGAAATGGGAAAAAGCCATCGGAAGCACATACTGCCCCTTCTATTTGATGATTATACTTTTCAGCACGAAAAACTGCTAAAACTGTTGAATCTATACGGCTTGTCTGTCCCATACCCATACCGATCGTCTGCTCTCCCCTACCGAGACAGATGGCATTCGATTTGAGTGAAGTAACAACATTCCAGCAAAACCGGAGCGAATTATACTCCTCTTCTGAAGGTGACTTTTCAGTTACTATCTTCCACTCTGTTTCTGCATCTTGCTTGATATCAATATCCTGACAAAGAACTCCATTAAGACAACTAACAAAGGTCGGAGTCTCAGACCAATTTTCCAAAAGCAGTGGATTGTATTTGATAATTCGCCTATCCTTTTTCTTGGTCAAAAATTCTATGATTTCTGGCGAAAATTCAGGAGCAATGATGATCTCTGTGAAGATCTTATTGATCTCTTGAGCTGTTTCCATATCGAGGGGTTTATTGAGAATTACTATCCCGCCAAAAGGAGATTGAGTATCGGTGGCGAAAGAGTTTTTATAGGCAGTTAACAGATCAGCAGCCGATGCAACCCCGCAGGGATTAGTATGTTTGAAGATAG includes these proteins:
- the purH gene encoding bifunctional phosphoribosylaminoimidazolecarboxamide formyltransferase/IMP cyclohydrolase (involved in de novo purine biosynthesis), with amino-acid sequence PHQKAIFFSPGSEGLIEQLHGKQLSYNNYLDINAALKLIYRFDKPTAAIFKHTNPCGVASAADLLTAYKNSFATDTQSPFGGIVILNKPLDMETAQEINKIFTEIIIAPEFSPEIIEFLTKKKDRRIIKYNPLLLENWSETPTFVSCLNGVLCQDIDIKQDAETEWKIVTEKSPSEEEYNSLRFCWNVVTSLKSNAICLGRGEQTIGMGMGQTSRIDSTVLAVFRAEKYNHQIEGAVCASDGFFPFPDVIQLLAKKGIKAIIQPGGSKGDEEVIKACNDKGISMIFTGCRHFAH